A DNA window from Borrelia sp. HM contains the following coding sequences:
- the rpsT gene encoding 30S ribosomal protein S20, with protein sequence MGNNPSALKRARQNVKRNLRNVSVKSELKTIEKRCLNLIREAKKEEASEFFKFVAKKLDTAARKKIIHKNKAARKKSSLSILLLR encoded by the coding sequence TTGGGAAATAATCCATCAGCATTGAAGAGAGCTAGACAAAATGTAAAGCGGAATTTGAGGAATGTAAGTGTTAAGAGTGAATTAAAAACAATAGAGAAGCGTTGTTTAAATTTAATAAGGGAAGCAAAAAAAGAAGAAGCATCAGAATTTTTTAAGTTTGTTGCAAAAAAGTTGGATACCGCTGCTAGAAAGAAGATAATCCATAAAAATAAAGCTGCACGTAAAAAGTCAAGTTTGAGCATTTTATTATTGCGATAA
- a CDS encoding tetratricopeptide repeat protein, which yields MLIFNIIILFFGNALILNAQGIVTKKDAQEELRWALNSYNDGLYDDALLSFKKLLSFDPNNLDYHFWIGNVYYRLGYVEEALMEWRNLQFKGYKVAYLRQLISTIEQRRGISLNNELDVDNFIQVAFLDNSIYRRPNGYQITSLKANQYGGYYAVNFVGNEILHFDANNNINVLVKDGITSLRSPYDMIELGKLLYVTLYSNDEIGIYDKTFGIKRGSIGKKGTEAGELLAPQYMTVDERNYIYVSEWGNKRISKFDVKGNFILYFGFKTVGYPGLLGPTGITYLNGNIYVADSPKNSIEVFDTSGNHLYSIATSLESIEGLSSDFTGNNIIISSKYGVYKYSVLRKTFVKLLKADKIDSKISSSIIDVNNQVIVSDFDNAHISIYKTDSSIYDSLNVDVRRVIRLENSKIYVELNVSNRSGLPVVGLKSENFSIANERYYIVKPKIAYDINTSYDMNIAIVFDKSFAMKNYESEQIMGINTLLKYRKNKKFSFINATSVPLVDNIDSLMSTIHKTNSLGNYDSSYVKTDVSLKLAGSELMSNSSRRSVIYFSNGNLGSSSFNRYSIDTILSYYKNNDIRFYLILFGNNPIDPKLQYLTNETGGAVIPFSSYDGVSKVYDLIMMQKTGTYVLEYNYSGPQEEPNGYYNLSVEVNFNQQIGRGEFAYLAN from the coding sequence ATTTTAATTTTTAATATAATTATTTTGTTTTTTGGAAATGCATTGATTTTAAATGCTCAGGGTATAGTTACCAAAAAGGATGCTCAAGAAGAATTGCGATGGGCACTTAATTCTTATAATGATGGACTTTATGATGATGCTCTTTTGTCTTTTAAAAAACTTTTAAGTTTTGACCCAAACAATCTTGATTATCATTTTTGGATAGGTAATGTTTATTATAGATTAGGATATGTTGAGGAAGCTTTAATGGAATGGCGGAATTTACAATTCAAGGGGTATAAAGTAGCCTATCTTAGACAATTAATATCTACAATTGAGCAAAGAAGAGGTATATCATTGAATAATGAACTTGATGTTGATAACTTTATTCAAGTTGCTTTTCTTGATAATTCTATTTACAGGCGGCCAAATGGATATCAAATTACATCTTTGAAAGCCAATCAATATGGTGGATATTATGCTGTTAATTTTGTAGGAAATGAAATATTACATTTTGATGCTAATAATAATATTAATGTTCTGGTTAAAGATGGAATAACTTCTTTAAGATCACCTTATGATATGATTGAGCTTGGAAAATTACTATATGTAACACTATATTCAAATGATGAGATTGGAATATATGATAAAACTTTTGGTATTAAAAGGGGTTCAATTGGGAAAAAAGGCACTGAAGCTGGCGAATTGCTTGCACCACAGTATATGACAGTTGATGAGAGAAATTATATTTATGTTAGTGAATGGGGTAATAAGAGGATAAGTAAATTTGATGTTAAGGGTAATTTTATTTTGTATTTTGGCTTTAAAACTGTTGGATATCCTGGACTCTTGGGCCCTACTGGTATTACATATTTAAATGGTAATATTTATGTAGCTGATTCTCCAAAAAATTCTATTGAGGTTTTTGATACTAGTGGTAATCATTTATATTCTATTGCAACTTCTCTTGAATCAATAGAAGGACTTAGCAGTGATTTTACAGGGAATAATATTATTATATCTTCAAAGTATGGTGTTTATAAGTATAGTGTTTTAAGAAAGACATTTGTTAAACTTTTAAAAGCAGATAAGATTGATTCTAAAATTTCATCTTCAATCATTGATGTTAATAATCAAGTTATTGTTTCAGACTTTGATAATGCTCATATTTCAATTTATAAGACTGATTCTAGTATTTATGATAGTCTTAATGTTGATGTACGTCGAGTCATTAGGCTTGAGAATTCTAAAATTTATGTTGAACTTAATGTTAGCAACAGAAGTGGTTTGCCAGTTGTTGGTCTTAAGAGTGAAAATTTTTCAATTGCTAATGAGAGATATTATATCGTTAAGCCTAAAATAGCTTATGATATTAATACTTCTTATGATATGAATATTGCAATTGTTTTTGATAAATCTTTTGCTATGAAAAATTATGAGTCAGAACAGATTATGGGTATCAATACCCTTCTAAAATATAGAAAAAATAAGAAGTTTAGTTTTATAAATGCAACAAGTGTACCTTTGGTAGATAATATTGATAGTTTAATGAGTACTATACATAAGACCAATTCCCTTGGAAATTATGATTCAAGCTATGTAAAGACGGATGTTAGTCTTAAACTTGCAGGTTCTGAACTTATGTCTAATAGCTCAAGAAGGTCTGTTATTTATTTTAGTAACGGAAATTTAGGCAGTTCTTCTTTTAATAGATATTCTATAGACACTATTTTAAGTTATTATAAGAATAATGATATTCGATTTTATTTAATATTATTTGGCAATAATCCTATTGATCCTAAATTGCAATATTTAACAAATGAAACTGGAGGTGCGGTTATTCCTTTTTCATCTTATGATGGAGTGTCTAAGGTCTATGATTTAATTATGATGCAAAAAACAGGTACTTATGTGCTTGAGTATAATTATTCAGGGCCCCAAGAGGAGCCTAATGGGTATTACAATTTGTCTGTTGAAGTAAATTTTAATCAGCAGATAGGTAGAGGTGAATTTGCTTATTTGGCTAATTAA
- a CDS encoding polymer-forming cytoskeletal protein codes for MPVNVRDSYKWDCKLDASLIFRGKLKFEGALYLDSSFEGEIFSRTGVLCIGKNSKVITNVVICDTLIVEGILKGNVNVSNKVYLSSGCKIYGDVKTKKIFINDNIVFDGKCEMIKSTESIDLFSFTVSQIKDTFQ; via the coding sequence ATGCCTGTTAATGTTAGGGATTCTTATAAATGGGATTGCAAATTAGATGCAAGCTTGATTTTCAGAGGAAAGTTAAAGTTTGAAGGGGCTTTATATCTTGATTCATCTTTTGAGGGTGAAATATTTTCAAGAACTGGAGTGCTTTGTATAGGAAAGAATAGTAAAGTTATTACAAATGTAGTAATTTGCGATACATTAATTGTTGAGGGAATTTTAAAGGGAAATGTTAATGTTAGTAATAAGGTTTATTTAAGTAGTGGTTGCAAGATATATGGCGATGTTAAGACAAAAAAGATATTTATTAATGATAATATAGTCTTTGATGGTAAATGTGAAATGATTAAATCTACTGAAAGCATAGATTTATTCTCTTTTACAGTGTCACAAATAAAAGATACTTTTCAATGA
- the ychF gene encoding redox-regulated ATPase YchF, giving the protein MALNVGIVGLPNVGKSTLFSSLTASKSEIANYPFCTIDPNVGIVEIPDDRLLEIANFVESKKIIPAVIEFVDIAGLVKGASKGEGLGNKFLANIREVSIIVHVVRCFEDKDVIHVDGNVNPQRDINTINTELCLADLDTVQKSIVKNERNVKSSDKKISENAKMIVSMLKNLERHLIDVRPAIEFEFDKFGYDFIKSLNLLTIKKVIYVCNVDENSLSGNKYTDIVKDIACSEGNDYLILCAKIEAELVEIDDLSERMAMLESMGITVSGLSNLIRKTYYALGLRTYFTAGVQEVRAWTFQDGMKAPEAAGIIHSDFQRGFIKAEVYSFNDLVEFQGVQGVKEKGRLRLEGKDYVVQDGDIIFFKFNV; this is encoded by the coding sequence ATGGCACTTAATGTAGGAATAGTGGGGTTGCCGAATGTTGGCAAATCTACTTTATTTTCGTCCTTAACAGCATCTAAGTCAGAAATTGCTAATTATCCTTTTTGTACTATTGATCCCAATGTAGGTATAGTTGAAATTCCTGATGATAGGCTTTTAGAAATTGCTAATTTTGTTGAATCAAAAAAAATTATTCCTGCTGTAATAGAATTTGTTGACATTGCAGGTCTTGTGAAGGGAGCTTCTAAGGGAGAGGGACTTGGTAATAAATTTTTGGCAAATATTAGAGAGGTTTCCATTATTGTACATGTTGTTAGATGTTTTGAAGATAAAGATGTAATTCATGTTGATGGAAATGTGAATCCACAAAGAGATATAAATACAATTAATACAGAATTATGTCTTGCTGATCTTGATACTGTGCAGAAAAGCATTGTAAAAAATGAAAGAAATGTAAAAAGTTCTGATAAAAAGATTAGTGAAAATGCAAAAATGATTGTTTCAATGCTTAAGAATCTTGAACGTCACTTGATAGATGTTAGACCAGCGATTGAATTTGAGTTTGATAAATTTGGTTATGATTTTATCAAATCTTTAAATCTTTTGACTATTAAAAAGGTTATATATGTGTGTAATGTTGATGAAAATTCTCTTTCTGGTAATAAATATACAGATATTGTAAAAGATATAGCTTGCAGTGAAGGTAATGATTATTTAATTCTATGTGCTAAAATTGAGGCAGAACTTGTTGAAATTGATGATTTAAGTGAAAGAATGGCAATGCTTGAGTCTATGGGAATAACTGTTAGTGGTCTTAGCAATTTGATACGAAAAACTTATTATGCTTTAGGATTAAGAACCTATTTTACTGCGGGTGTGCAAGAAGTTAGAGCTTGGACTTTTCAAGATGGAATGAAAGCGCCTGAAGCTGCAGGTATAATTCACAGTGATTTTCAAAGAGGTTTTATTAAAGCAGAAGTGTATTCATTTAATGATTTAGTTGAATTTCAAGGTGTTCAGGGTGTAAAAGAGAAAGGTCGTCTTAGGCTTGAGGGTAAAGATTATGTGGTTCAAGATGGTGATATAATTTTCTTTAAATTTAATGTTTAA
- a CDS encoding HU family DNA-binding protein, whose amino-acid sequence MSFPRRPKVTKSNIIDQISLNMKNSSEKLEKKYIRLVVDAFFEELKNSLCLNNVIEFRSFGTFELRKRKGRKNARNPQTGEYVSVDDHHVAYFRPGKDLKERVWSIKG is encoded by the coding sequence ATGTCTTTTCCAAGAAGACCCAAAGTTACTAAATCAAATATTATTGATCAAATATCCTTAAATATGAAAAATAGTAGTGAAAAGTTAGAAAAAAAATACATCAGGCTTGTGGTCGATGCTTTTTTTGAAGAACTTAAGAATAGTCTTTGTCTGAATAACGTCATAGAGTTTAGGTCTTTTGGGACATTTGAGCTTAGGAAAAGAAAAGGTCGAAAGAATGCTCGTAATCCTCAAACAGGTGAGTATGTAAGCGTTGATGATCATCATGTGGCTTATTTTCGTCCAGGCAAGGATTTAAAAGAACGAGTATGGAGCATTAAAGGATAG